DNA sequence from the Tepidibacillus fermentans genome:
TTTCTTTTAATTCGGCTATTTTTTCATCAGCAAGTTGGGAAACACTCCGGATTGGGATATTGATGAAAGAACGAAAATGGGGATAAAGCTCATCTAATTTTTCTTGTTCTTGCGTATGGATAAACAAGTGACGAATTGTTACGTTTGGATGCTGAAGCAAAATTCGAATCAATTCAACACCACTATAACCACTCGCCCCTACGATTACGACATTTAACACCATCCATTCCTCTCCCATAAGAAACTTTTTCCTTGTCACATAATTATTAATTTCTTTGAATCATTATACAATTGGATATTTATAAATTCAATTGTTTTTTTATACATAGTTTGTACTTTTTTTATGAGAAAGCGATTGAAGTCCTAATTTTCATTTGCGAAGTTGATTCTTCTATAACAAATCGTTTGCACTTATAATGAAATAAGAAAAGAGTAGGTTTGATGCACCTAAATAGGGGAGGAACAATCATGGATCATGGATTTTTGCAAATTTTGATATTGGGCTTTGTCCTCGGAATGAAACACGCCATTGAGCCTGACCATATCATCGCTGTCTCAACAATTGCCAGTCAAAGTAAAAGTCTTTGGCGCTCCACATTGGCAGGCGTTTTCTGGGGGATAGGACACACGGCAACGATTTTTATTGTCGGGATCTCTTTCATTTGGATTAAAGGGGAAATTCCAGAAACATGGGCCATGTCCTTAGAATTTTTGGTTGGAGTTATGCTTGTCGTTCTTGGAGTCTCAACAATTCTTAGCTACAAGAAGAATAAGATCCATGTTCATCAGCATGAACATGATGGGGTTGTTCATAACCATTTTCATGACCGTCATCATTCTCATGTCCATCCAAAAGATGAGAAGAAGATTTCCTATTTAAAATCTTTATTGATTGGGTTTATTCATGGTCTAGCAGGCAGTGCAGCCATGATAATTTTGACGATGTCAACCGTACATAATCCTTTTGAAGGAGCCATTTATATTCTCGTTTTCGGGATTGGCACAACACTTAGTATGTTAACCTTTACAACCCTGATCGGTATTCCTTTTGTTTTGAGTGCAAAACATGTTCAGATGAATCAATCCTTAACGATTTTTGCAGGGGCAATAAGTATGATATTTGGAATTTATTATATGTATAATTTAGGAATTACCGAGGGTTTGTTTAAGCTGTGGGTACAATGAAAATAGGCTTATATGTTCTAACGAGAAGAGGTTTGT
Encoded proteins:
- a CDS encoding sulfite exporter TauE/SafE family protein, with translation MDHGFLQILILGFVLGMKHAIEPDHIIAVSTIASQSKSLWRSTLAGVFWGIGHTATIFIVGISFIWIKGEIPETWAMSLEFLVGVMLVVLGVSTILSYKKNKIHVHQHEHDGVVHNHFHDRHHSHVHPKDEKKISYLKSLLIGFIHGLAGSAAMIILTMSTVHNPFEGAIYILVFGIGTTLSMLTFTTLIGIPFVLSAKHVQMNQSLTIFAGAISMIFGIYYMYNLGITEGLFKLWVQ